The genomic window CCAGGCCGATCATGTCGCCTGCCAGGCCGTCACCGGGGATGAACGAGATCCAGTAGGTTCCGGCGGACACATTCCATTCAAGGCCGGAGGTGAAGCCGTACCAGTCGTAATCATTGGGCACGATATCGAAACTGGCGGAAGAGAGAACCGCGCCGGGCAGGTGGCCATTGTCCGCGTGCAGGCTCACCGTGAGGCTGCCCTGGGCTTCGCTGTCGAACCAGAACAGGCCCTCGGCCCCGGTGATGGTGGTGTTGGTGCCGACGGAAAACTCACCTGCGAAATACTGGCTTGCATCGAAGGTCAGGACCGCAATTGCGTCCGGGGTCCCGGTGTCGACGATATAGGCCGCGGAAGCCGGAGCCGCGGTGGCCATACCCAGCAGCAACGCAAATGCCACAGACTTGATGCTCGGACATGTCATGCAGAGGGTCCTCCTGTTTGCACGGCGTGCACGCCTGCCGGTTCCGGCGGTACAGCAAGAGCCGTGCCAGCGGAGGAAGCCATTGGAAGAGAACGGCCGCGGTTTGACCTGATCGATTCAGAGCCGATTATCCGTAAAGCCGGCCGACAACCGCGCAGGCGAAGAAGGGCGCGCGGCCGGCAATACGGGCTTCCATGTACATCGAAGGGCTTGGCGCAGCCGGGCGGTTCTGGTTTGATGGCGCGTCATGAAACAGCTGTTCTTGTCGTTCCTTTTCGCCGCCCTTGCCTTTACCGCGCAGGCGGCCGAGCCGCACAAGGCCCAGCCCAAGAAGCTGCGGGCCATCACCTTTTACACCGACTGGAAGGCGCAGGCCGAACACGGCGGCTTCTACCAGGCGGTGGCGCTGGGGCTTTATGAGAAGCACGGGCTGAAGGTCACGATTCGGGCCGGTGGCCCGCAGTCGGACAACACCCGGCTGCTGGCAGCGGGCGCAATCGAGACCGGCATGCTCTCCAACAGCTTCCAGGCGCTGAACCTGGCGGCCAAGGGCGCGAACGTGAAGGTGGTGATGGCCCCGTTCCAGAAGGACCCGCAGGTGCTGATGGTGCATCCGGGCACGGGGGTGAAGAGCCTCGCCGATCTCAAGGGGCGGCCGATCTATGTGGCCGATGCGGCGCTCGGCTCCTACTGGCCGTGGCTGAAGCGCAAGTTCGGCTTCACCGACGCGCAGATGCGGAAGTACGCCTATTCGCTGCTCCCCTGGCTGCGGAACAGCCGAGCGGCGCAAGAGGGGTATCTCTCCTCCGAGCCGCTCACGGCGGCCAAGGCGGGGGTGAAGCCGCAGGTGTTCCTGCTGGCCGATGCCGGGTGGACCGGCTACGCGGCGATGGTCGCCTTCCGCGGCGAGGTAATTGCCAAGGAGCCCGAGGTGGTGCGCGCGTTCGTCGAGGCGACCCGCGAGGGCTGGGAGAGCTACCTGACCGGAGACCCCACCCCTGGGAACAGGCTCATCCTCAAGGACAATCCGGAGATGACGCCGGAGCTGCTGGCGTATGCGCGGGGCAAGATGATCGAGTATGGCGTCGTGATCTCGGGCGACGCCAAGCGGCAGGGCATCGGCGCGATGACCCCGGCGCGGTGGGCGGCCTTCCATAAGGACATGTCGAGCCTCAAGCTCATTCCGGCCGGGCTCGACCCCAAAAAAGCCTATACCCTTGAATTCCTGAAGTGATGAACGCCGGCGGTCCTCTCCTGCGGCTGGAGGCCGTCAGTCGCCGGTTCGCGGGCGGCGTCACGGCGGTCGATGGCGTGAGCCTCGACGTGGCTTCGGGCGCGTTCGTGACCCTGCTTGGCGCGTCCGGCTCGGGCAAGACCACGCTCTTGCGCCTGATCGCCGGGCTCGACCAGCCGACGGACGGGCAGATTCGCTGGCGCGATGGCGCGCCGCCGTCGCTCGGCTACGTGTTCCAGAGCCCGACCCTGCTGCCGTGGGCGACGGTGGCCGAGAATGTCGCCCTGCCGCTCACCCTTAAGGGCAGGCGCGACGACGGCGCGGTGACGCGCGCGCTGGCGGCCGTGGGGCTGGGCGAGCGGGCGGATGCCCGCCCGGCCGAGCTTTCGGGCGGCATGCAGATGCGCGTCTCCATCGCCCGCGCGCTGGTGGGGCGGCCACGGCTCCTGCTGCTGGACGAGCCCTTCGCGGCGCTGGACGAGATCACCCGCGACCGGCTGGGCGCGCTGGTGCAGAAGCTGTGGCGGGAGGAGGGGCTGACGGTGGTGTTCGTCACCCACTCCACCCGCGAGGCGGCGTTCCATGCCACCCGCGCCGTGGTGCTGGAGCGAACGCCGGGGCGGATTTCCACCATTATCGACCTGCCGGACACGGGGCTGCGGGACCGCACGAGCGAAGCCTATTTCGCCACCTGCGCCCGGCTGGCCGAGGCGCTGGCCCGCACCATGCGGGGGGAGGCGGATGATGCGTGAGCGGCTGGCCCCCATCATTGTGACGGCGCTGCTGATCGCGCTGTGGGAAGGGCTGGTGCGGGCGTTGGAGGTGGACCCGTTCGTGCTGCCCGCGCCCAGCGCCATTGCGGCGGCACTGGCGACCAAGGGCGAGTCGCTGATGGTGGCTTTCCTCTACACCCTCAAGGTGACGTGGATCGCGCTGGGGCTGGCGCTCGGCTCGGGTGTGGTGCTGGCCTTCGCCATCCACCGCTCAAGGCTGGCGGAAGCAGCCATCCTGCCGTTCGCGGTGATGCTGCAGGTAACGCCCATCGTCGCCATCGCCCCGATCATCCTCATCTGGACGGGCGTTGAGAAGCCGGCGCGGGCGCTGGTCATCATCGCCTGGATCGTGGCGTTCTTTCCCGTGCTCTCCGGCCTCCTCTCGGCGCTGAAGGCCATCGACCCGGCCTTGCGCGACCTGTTCCGCCTCTACGGCGCGGGGCCGTGGGCAAGGCTGTGGCGACTGGAGCTGCCCGCTTGCCTGCCCGCGCTGGTTTCCAGCCTCAAGGTGGCGAGCGGCCTGGCGCTGATCGGCGCGGTGGTGGCCGAGTTCGCCGCCGGGGCGGGCACGAGCCAGGGGCTTGCCTGGCGACTCATCGAGGCGGGCAACCGGCTGGAGGTGGACACCATGTTCGCCTGCCTGGTGCTGCTCTCCGCCATGGGGCTGGCGCAATATGCGCTGCTCGCGGCGCTGGAGCGGGCCGTGCTGCGCCGCAGAGGGTTGCTGCGGCAGCGCCCGCAGGGCTGAAATTCCGAGAAATAGGGAACTGACGAGCGGGGGAGCCGCTTGACTCGGTCGTTGTGTTGCAATCGTCAAATAACAATCGTCAAAAACCTATTGACAATCGGTGCAGCCTTGGCTTAAGGTTCATCGGCAGGCGAGGGGAGACGAGGCGATGATGACGGTGTTCGAGCGACTGATGGCCAATCTGCTGCGGCGGGAAGGCGGGTACGTGTATCACCGTGACGACCGGGGCGGCGAAACCAACTTCGGCATTACCGAGGCGGTGGCGCGTCAATATGGTTACGACGGGCCGATGCAGGCCATGCCCGAGGCCGTGGCCATGGAAATCTATCGTCAGCGCTACTGGGTCGCGCCGGGGTTCGAGCGGGTGGCGGGCCTCAGCGTCCCCGTGGCCGAGGAGCTGTTCGACACGGGCGTCAACATGGGGCCGATGGTGGCCGGGCGCTTTCTCCAGCGGGCGCTGAATGCGCTCAACCGGCAGGAGCGGGACTTTCCGGACGTGCTGGTGGATGGCGCGATTGGCCCGCAGACCCTGACGGCGTTGTCCCGCTACCTGCTGGTGCGGGGGCGCGAGGGAGAGGCCGTGCTGCTGACGGCGCTCAGCTGCCTGAAGGGCGAGCGGTACATCTCGCTGGCCGAGCAGCGCGGCGCCAACGAAAGCTTCGTCTACGGCTGGCTGCGAACGCGGGTGGGCATCGGCGAACAGGTGAGCCGCCTGACGTAAGCCGGCTGGTCCAACACAACGACAAACGGGGAGGGGGCGATGGGTGTTGTGGATGCGATTGTGGGGCCGCTGGTGCGGGTGATCGACAAGGTGATCCCGGACCCGGAAGCGCGGGACCGGGCCAAGCTGGAGTTGCTGAAGCTGGAGGGCTCGCAGGAGCTGGAGCAAGTGAAAGCGCAGCTTTCGGCCATCATTGCCGAGGCGCAATCCAGCGACCCGTGGACCAGCCGGGCCCGGCCCAGCTTTCTCTACGTGATGTATGCGCTGCTGCTGTTCTCCATCCCCATGGGGCTGGTGAGCGCCTGGGACGCGGAGGTGGCGAAGCGCATCGCCGAGGGCATGACCGGCTATCTGCAGGCGATCCCCGAGCCGCTCTACGTGCTGTTTGGCACCGGTTACCTTGGCTACACCGCCGCCCGTCAGTGGGGGAAGGCGAAGGGCCGGGAGCGGTAGGGGGCAGGGATCAGCGAAGCAATTGCCGGGCTTGAGAAGGGGCGCTACAGGCGGCCCTTTTTCATATTCGACCATAATTACAACGTGTTAGGCCGGAAACGATTTGGCCCGCGTTAGGGCCGAAACTATTCTCGGAAGATCGGCGGGGATGGGCCCCGCCGATTTTTACCGAGGAGACATCTATGAAGATGTTCTTTCGGTTCGAGTGGAAACGGATCCGAGTGAGACTCGGGATCCAGTTCTAATCTCGAACGCCGGAGGAAGGGGTCGCATCCCTTCCTCCGGGATCGGTAAATTACCAGGGCGGTGGACACTCGACAATCCGCAACCGTTCCCGGCTGGCAA from Pedomonas mirosovicensis includes these protein-coding regions:
- a CDS encoding ABC transporter ATP-binding protein is translated as MNAGGPLLRLEAVSRRFAGGVTAVDGVSLDVASGAFVTLLGASGSGKTTLLRLIAGLDQPTDGQIRWRDGAPPSLGYVFQSPTLLPWATVAENVALPLTLKGRRDDGAVTRALAAVGLGERADARPAELSGGMQMRVSIARALVGRPRLLLLDEPFAALDEITRDRLGALVQKLWREEGLTVVFVTHSTREAAFHATRAVVLERTPGRISTIIDLPDTGLRDRTSEAYFATCARLAEALARTMRGEADDA
- a CDS encoding PEP-CTERM sorting domain-containing protein — protein: MTCPSIKSVAFALLLGMATAAPASAAYIVDTGTPDAIAVLTFDASQYFAGEFSVGTNTTITGAEGLFWFDSEAQGSLTVSLHADNGHLPGAVLSSASFDIVPNDYDWYGFTSGLEWNVSAGTYWISFIPGDGLAGDMIGLAPNPLSEYAFGGDGEWLDLGPDAFDDIALAVRVSGHATAPDVPEPAAIGLIGLGVLGVSAIRRRRLS
- a CDS encoding ABC transporter substrate-binding protein, translating into MKQLFLSFLFAALAFTAQAAEPHKAQPKKLRAITFYTDWKAQAEHGGFYQAVALGLYEKHGLKVTIRAGGPQSDNTRLLAAGAIETGMLSNSFQALNLAAKGANVKVVMAPFQKDPQVLMVHPGTGVKSLADLKGRPIYVADAALGSYWPWLKRKFGFTDAQMRKYAYSLLPWLRNSRAAQEGYLSSEPLTAAKAGVKPQVFLLADAGWTGYAAMVAFRGEVIAKEPEVVRAFVEATREGWESYLTGDPTPGNRLILKDNPEMTPELLAYARGKMIEYGVVISGDAKRQGIGAMTPARWAAFHKDMSSLKLIPAGLDPKKAYTLEFLK
- a CDS encoding ABC transporter permease → MRERLAPIIVTALLIALWEGLVRALEVDPFVLPAPSAIAAALATKGESLMVAFLYTLKVTWIALGLALGSGVVLAFAIHRSRLAEAAILPFAVMLQVTPIVAIAPIILIWTGVEKPARALVIIAWIVAFFPVLSGLLSALKAIDPALRDLFRLYGAGPWARLWRLELPACLPALVSSLKVASGLALIGAVVAEFAAGAGTSQGLAWRLIEAGNRLEVDTMFACLVLLSAMGLAQYALLAALERAVLRRRGLLRQRPQG
- a CDS encoding glycoside hydrolase family 108 protein codes for the protein MTVFERLMANLLRREGGYVYHRDDRGGETNFGITEAVARQYGYDGPMQAMPEAVAMEIYRQRYWVAPGFERVAGLSVPVAEELFDTGVNMGPMVAGRFLQRALNALNRQERDFPDVLVDGAIGPQTLTALSRYLLVRGREGEAVLLTALSCLKGERYISLAEQRGANESFVYGWLRTRVGIGEQVSRLT
- a CDS encoding holin family protein yields the protein MGVVDAIVGPLVRVIDKVIPDPEARDRAKLELLKLEGSQELEQVKAQLSAIIAEAQSSDPWTSRARPSFLYVMYALLLFSIPMGLVSAWDAEVAKRIAEGMTGYLQAIPEPLYVLFGTGYLGYTAARQWGKAKGRER